DNA from Bordetella genomosp. 13:
GCCGCTGGCCAGCTCCTTGCCCAGGAACACCGGCGCGATGACGCTGGTGCCGATGCAGTCCAGCGTCATGCGCACCACCATCGACAGCGAGGCGCTGCCGTACATGCGGGGCGCCACGCCGGCCCGCACCAGCATGTCCTGCACCGCCCGATACGGACTGCTGCTGGACGGATACGTGATGACGGGCAATTGGCCCACACGCGCCAGCGTCAGCGGCTCGGGACCGAGATCCAGCCTGGGGCTGGCCACCCATGCCAGCGGGTACGTGCACAACGGCACGTTCTCGACGCGGGCCTCGCGCACGGGTCCCATGAGAAAGGCCAGGTCGATCTGGCGCGCCAGAAGCTGGCCGCGCAGCACGTGCGTGGTGTCCACCTCGATCTGCAGGACCAGCGCCGGATAGGCCGCATGCACGTGCTCGATGAGCGCGGGCAGCCAGGTCTGGACGATGGTCTCGGCCACGCCCATGCGCAAGGTGCCGCTCATGACGTTCTGCTCGCGCGCGGCCTGCATCATGTCGCGCCGCACCTGCAGCATGCGCTCGGCATGCGACAGCAGTTCGTGGCCCTTGCCCGTCAGCGTGACCCCGCGCGCGTCGCGTTCGAACAGGCGCACGCCCAGGTCGCTTTCGAGCGAGGCGATGCGCTGCGAGATCGCGGGCTGGGTGGTGTTGAGCTTCTCGGACGCGGCACGGAAACTGCCCAGGGAGGCCACCCAGAAAAAAGTCTCGATATGGCGTAGGTCGATCATGGCTTGCGTGCGGACAGGCCACGAGGGTAGCACGCCGGCCTGGCCCTTGCGGGCCGGGCGTACGGCCGCGGTGCGCCCGGACGCACCGGCGAGCGGCGTATCATGTCGCCCTGCCGGCCGCCGCGCGCGGCCCGAACAAGACCAAAGACCTCCAGGAGACCCGCATGCACGGGGCCCGTTCCGTCCCAGCCGCGCCCGCCTCGGCCGCGCCCATCACACGCCCCCTGGCAGGCATAGGCTTGCTGGTGCTGTCGCTGTTCACGCTGTCCTGTCTGGATGGCAGCGGCAAATGGGTCATGGCCGCCGGCGTGCCGCTGCTGGTGCTGTCGTGGGTCCGCTATGCCGTGCACCTGGTATTGGTGCTGGCGCTGATGGTGCCGCGCCGCGGCTGGGGCGTGGTGCGCTCTGTGGGCCCGCGCGACCAGATCCTGCGCGGCGCCGCCATGCTGTGCGCCACGCTGATGTTCTTCACCACCCTGCGCTATCTGCCCCAGGCCCAGGCCACCGCCATCAACTTCCTGGCGCCGCTGATCGTGCTGGCCAGCGCGCCCTGGGTGCTGCGCGAACCGCCGCGCCTGTCGCGCTGGGTCGCGGCCGGCGTGGCTTTCGCCGGCGTGCTGATCGTGATCCGGCCGGGCGGCGGCCTGCCCTTCATCGGCGTGGTTTCCGGCCTGCTGACGGCCTTCTGCTTCGCGGCGCAGTACGTCCTGACGCGCCGCGTGGCGCGCGACGATCCGTATACCTCGCTGGTCTGGAGCGGCGCGGTGGGCACCGTGGCATTGACGCTGGCCCTGCCGCTGACGCTGCCGCCGGCCCTGCCCGTGCTGCGCGAACTCGACGTATGGACCTGGCTGGCCCTGCTGTCCACCGGCGTATCCGGCGCGCTGGGCCATCTGCTGCAGATTGCAGCCTATCGCAACGCGCCGGCCTCGACGCTGGCGCCGTTCACGTACCTGCAGATCATCAGCGCCACGACGGTGGGCTGGCTGATGTGGGGACACTTTCCCGATGCGCTGACCTGGCTGGGCATCGCGGTGATCTGCACCAGCGGCATCGCCATCGGGATGATCGAGTGGCGACGTTCGCGGGCGGCCGGCAGGGCCTGAGTCGGATCGCGGCCGCCGCCTGGATCGCGGCGGCTACGCCATCAGCCGGCCGGCCGACAGCACCAGTTGCCGGCCGCAGCGCGCGGCCAGTTCCGGATCGTGCGTGACCAGCACCAGCGTGGCGCCATGTTCGCGGTGCAATTCGAACATGAGATCGATGACGGTCTCGCCCGTGGCGGCGTCCAGGCTGCCGGTGGGCTCGTCGGCGAACAACAGGCCGGGCCGCACGACGAAGGCACGCGCCAGCGAGACGCGCTGCTGCTCGCCGCCGGACAGCGTGCGCGGGTAATGATGCAGTCGCTCGCCCAGGCCCACGCGTTCGAGCATGGCCTGCGCCGGCTCGCGCGCGGCCTGGCCCGCCAGTTCCAGCGGCAGCATCACGTTCTCGAGGGCCGTGAGATTCGGCAAGAGCTGGAAGGACTGAAACACGAAGCCCACGTGGTTGGCACGCAGGCGGGCCCGCGCGTCTTCATCCAGGGAAAACAGGTCTTGTCCGGCCAGCCGCACGCTGCCCGACGAGGGAACGTCCAGCCCCGCCAGCAGTCCCAATAGCGTGGACTTGCCCGAGCCCGAGCTGCCGGTGATTGCCACCGCGGTGCCGGCTGCAACACTGAATTCGATACCATCGAGTATCGAAAGCTCGCCGCCGGCATCGGCCACGCGCTTGCCCAGCCCTTTCACCTCGATCGAATTGATGCTATCCATGCGCCTACTTTCCCGTGTGTTTCTGGCCGCGACCGCGGTCGCACTGTTTTCCACCGCCCAGGCTCAGACCAGCCCGCCCGCCGCGGGTTCCGCAACCCGCAGCGTGCTGGTGGTAGGCGACAGCCTGTCGGCCGAATACGGCATCGCGCGCGGCACCGGATGGGTGCCGCTGCTGTCGCGACGGCTGGCCGAACAATACCCCAATTATCGTGTCGTCAATGCCAGCATCAGCGGCGACACGACCAGCGGCGGCGTGACGCGCCTGCCCGCCCTGCTCAAGCAGCACGAGCCCGCGGTGGTGCTGCTGGAACTGGGCTCGAACGACGCCCTGCGCGGGCTGTCGCTCGAGATGACCGAGAAGAACCTGCGCACGATGGCCCAGCGCGCGAAAGAGGCCGGCGCCAAGGTGCTGGTGGTGGGCATGCGCATACCGCCCAACTATGGCCGCGAATACACCGAGCGCTTCATGCAGGCCTTCGCCACGGTGGCCAAGGAGGAGTCGGCGCCGCTGGTGCCGTTCCTGCTCGACGGCATCGCCGCGGACCGCGGGATGTTCCAGGCCGACGGCATCCACCCCAACGAAGACGCCCAGCCGAGGCTGCTGGACAACGTCTGGCCGCACCTGAAGCCGCTGCTGTAGCGGCCTGCGTGCTTAGCCCGCGTCGGGCGTCTGCGCCTGCATCAGCGGTTCGGCCGCGGGCAGCACCTTCACCTCGTACTGCTGGCGCAGCAGCTTCACCACGGCATCCTGCTCGGCCGCGCCCCAGGCGCTGCTGAGCTGGCTGCTGAGCATGGTGTGATCTTCGGGCGAGAACACTGTGCCGGGCGCGACGCGCTCCAGGCGCACCACGGTGTAATCGGGGCCCATCGCGACGCCCGCGTAGCCGGGCTTGCCCTCGGCGGGCGGCGTCATGCCCATGATGGCTTCGAGCAGCGGACGCGGCGTCTGGCCCGGGTCCTGGCGCGACAGCGTGCGAGCCTCGCCGAAGCCCTCGGGCGCGGCGCCTGCCTGCGTGCCTTCCTGCAGCGCCTTCAGCGCGGCCTCGCCTGCCTGGCGCGCGGCCTGGGCGGCGCGCTCGGACACCAGGCGCTGGCGGATGCTGTCTTGCACCTCGGCCAGCGGCGGCACGTGCGCCGGCTTCACCTGCTGCACACGCACGGCCAGCATGGTGTCCGGAGCCAGTTCGATGACGCCCGAGTTGGCCTTGTCGCGCAGCACTTCGGGCGAGTACAGGGTCTGGCGCACGCGGGGATTGTCCAGCAGCGCGGCGTCGGGGCTGGCCGAGGCGGCATCGGCGCCGCTCTGGCCTGCGGGCAGCAGGCCGGTGCGGGTGATGCCCGAGGCCGTGCGCAGCTTCACATTGAGCGCGTCGGCGGCCGGCTGCAGGCTGTCGCGCTGGTCATAGACCAGCTTGGTCAGGCTGGTGGCCATGTCGGCGAAACGCGCCGAGGCCAGCTGCTTGCGGATCTCGGCCGTGATCTGGTCCTTCACCTCGGCCAGCGGCTTGACCGCGCCGGCCTGGAAGTCGGTGACCTTCAGCACGTGAAAGCCCGCGGGGGTCTCGACCACGCCGGAGACCTGGTCCTTGGACAGCGCGCCGGCCGCCTGCTGCAGCGTGGGCGGCACCACCCAGCCCAGGTCGCCGCCCTGGCCCGCCGAGCCGGCGTCCTGCGATTCCTTGCGGGCCAGATCGGCGAAGCCAGCGGGGTTGGCCGCGGCCTGCTTGGCGATCTGGTCGGCACGCTGGCGCGCCTGCTTGCGGTCGTCCTCGGAAGCGCCCGGCGCGACCTGGATCAGGATGTGGCTGAGGCGGCGGCGTTCGGGCTGCCCGAAGCGCGACTGGTTCTGCTTGTAGTAGCTGTCGACGTCGGCATCGCTGACGGTCACGCCCTGCGAAGCGGCGGCCTCGTCCAGCACCAGGTACTGGGCCTGAACCTGCTCGGGCACTTCGAGCTGCTGCTTGTTGGCGTCGTACCAGGCCTGGATATCCTGCTGCGAGACCTGCACCTTGTCGCGGTAGTCGGCCGCGGCGAACACGCGCGTCTGCACGGTGCGCTGCTGCACGAAGGCGCTTTCGATGCCGTCGACCACCGAGGCCGGCAGGCGCGAGGTGGCGGACACCGGATCCAGCACGCGCGAGACGGCCAGGTCGCGGCGCAGGCCGGCCTCGAACGAGGTGGGAGTGAGCCCCTGCGCGGCCAGCACCTGGCGATAGCGCTCGGGCGAGAAGCGGCCGTTGTCCTGCACCTGCGGGATGGCGGCGATGGTGTTGCGCAGCGCGCCGTCCGACACCGAGAAGCGGTTGTCGGCGGCCACCTGGGCCAGCAGGCGCTGGTCGATCAGGTCGTCCAGCAGCTGGCGGCGCATGGCGGGAGTGTCGACCAGCGCCGCGTCGAAGCGCGAACCCAGGCGCTGGCGCATCTGCTCGAGCTGATTGCGGTGGGCGGCGTCGAACTCGGCGCGCGAGATCTGCTGTTCGCCGACGTCGGCCAGTTCGGGCTCGCGGTTGACGAAGGTCTCGTAGCTGGAGACGCCGACGACCATGAAAGAAGGCACGATCAACAGCAGCAGGATGAATTGCATCCAGCGACGGTGAGTGCGAATGAAATCGAACATGGAATCCCTGTTGCCGCGTCCGGCGCAGCCGCCCCGGACTTCGAGAAAACGATCAAAAGCCGCACCATACTTCGGTTCGCGTGCCGAAGGCCCGGCGGCATGTGGATGAAGCTACGTTGTTGCGGCGCCTTCGGCTTGCAATGCCTGGGCGCCCGGGCGGCAAAAGCACGTGCGCCGCGCGGGCGGCCACCCTTGCCAAGTGCGCGGAGTTTACCATTCCCGTCGCCGTGTTACGCCCGCTGCGCAGATGCCCCGCGGCATCGCCAAACGGGCCATAAGGACCTCGATAGCGCCGTCCATATGCCCGCCATCGTCGACCCCCCCTCGCTGGTATGCTTGCAAGTCCGAAACGCCCGTCGCCGCAATCCGTGCGGCACCGCGCCCGCCTCATGACCGCCCCATTCTCCTGGACCTACCCGACCCACATCGCGCACCGCGGCGGCGGACGCCTGGCGCCCGAAAACACGCTGGCCGCGCTGCGCGTCGGCCGGCATCACGGCTACCGCATGGCCGAGTTCGACGTGAAGCTCAGCCGCGACGGCGTGGCCGTGCTGCTGCACGACGACGACCTGGACCGCACCACGAACGGCCACGGCCCCGCCGCGGCGCGCGACTATGCCGAACTGGCGCGGCTGGATGCCGGCAGCTGGCACAGCGCCGAGTATGCGGGCGAACCGGTGCCGACGTTCGAGGCCGTGGCGCGGCATGCGCGCGCCACCGGGCTGGCATGCAACGTCGAGATCAAGCCATGCCCCGGCCGCGATGCCGAAACGGGCGAGGCCGTCGCGCGCCTGGCGCAACGGCTGTGGAGCGGCGCGGCGCTGCCGCCGCTGCTGTCCTCTTTCTCGGAAACCGCGCTGGCCGCCGCCCGCCACGCCGCGCCCGACCTGCCGCGCGCCCTGCTGGTGGACGCCGTGCCGGCCGACTGGGCCGAGCGCCTGCGGCAGCACGGCTGCGTGGCGCTCAACATCAATCACAAGAACGCCACGCCGCAGGTGGTGCAGGCCGTGCACGACGCCGGCTACCGGCTGTGCCTCTGGACGATCAACGACCCCGAGCGCGCCAGCCAACTGCTGGGCTGGGGCGTGGACGCCATCTTTACCGACGAACTGGCCGCCATCCGTCCGGCCGCCTAGGAACCGCCTTGTTCAGCTATCGACACGCCTTCCACGCGGGCAACCATGCCGACGTGCTCAAGCACGCCATCCTGGTCCACACGCTGGATTACCTGAATCGCAAGGACGCGCCGTACTGGGTGGTGGACACGCACGCGGGCGCGGGCCTGTACCTGCTGGACAGCGACTGGTCTTCCAAGAACGCGGAACATGCCGATGGCGTGGGGCGCCTGTGGGACCGCACCGACCTGCCTCCCATCCTCGCCGACTATGTGGCGCGCGTGCGCGACTACAACGCCGATGGCCGGCTGCGCCACTATCCGGGCTCACCCTGGCTGACGCTGGACGCCATGCGCGATCGCGACAGGCTGCGCATGTTCGAACAGCA
Protein-coding regions in this window:
- a CDS encoding DMT family transporter — protein: MHGARSVPAAPASAAPITRPLAGIGLLVLSLFTLSCLDGSGKWVMAAGVPLLVLSWVRYAVHLVLVLALMVPRRGWGVVRSVGPRDQILRGAAMLCATLMFFTTLRYLPQAQATAINFLAPLIVLASAPWVLREPPRLSRWVAAGVAFAGVLIVIRPGGGLPFIGVVSGLLTAFCFAAQYVLTRRVARDDPYTSLVWSGAVGTVALTLALPLTLPPALPVLRELDVWTWLALLSTGVSGALGHLLQIAAYRNAPASTLAPFTYLQIISATTVGWLMWGHFPDALTWLGIAVICTSGIAIGMIEWRRSRAAGRA
- a CDS encoding arylesterase; translated protein: MRLLSRVFLAATAVALFSTAQAQTSPPAAGSATRSVLVVGDSLSAEYGIARGTGWVPLLSRRLAEQYPNYRVVNASISGDTTSGGVTRLPALLKQHEPAVVLLELGSNDALRGLSLEMTEKNLRTMAQRAKEAGAKVLVVGMRIPPNYGREYTERFMQAFATVAKEESAPLVPFLLDGIAADRGMFQADGIHPNEDAQPRLLDNVWPHLKPLL
- a CDS encoding ABC transporter ATP-binding protein — translated: MDSINSIEVKGLGKRVADAGGELSILDGIEFSVAAGTAVAITGSSGSGKSTLLGLLAGLDVPSSGSVRLAGQDLFSLDEDARARLRANHVGFVFQSFQLLPNLTALENVMLPLELAGQAAREPAQAMLERVGLGERLHHYPRTLSGGEQQRVSLARAFVVRPGLLFADEPTGSLDAATGETVIDLMFELHREHGATLVLVTHDPELAARCGRQLVLSAGRLMA
- a CDS encoding LysR family transcriptional regulator, producing MIDLRHIETFFWVASLGSFRAASEKLNTTQPAISQRIASLESDLGVRLFERDARGVTLTGKGHELLSHAERMLQVRRDMMQAAREQNVMSGTLRMGVAETIVQTWLPALIEHVHAAYPALVLQIEVDTTHVLRGQLLARQIDLAFLMGPVREARVENVPLCTYPLAWVASPRLDLGPEPLTLARVGQLPVITYPSSSSPYRAVQDMLVRAGVAPRMYGSASLSMVVRMTLDCIGTSVIAPVFLGKELASGELRLLSVQADPLPDLAFTATWVEGPDSHAARAIARLAQRAAADHERQRDAAQGGESASRQAS
- a CDS encoding SurA N-terminal domain-containing protein, whose amino-acid sequence is MFDFIRTHRRWMQFILLLLIVPSFMVVGVSSYETFVNREPELADVGEQQISRAEFDAAHRNQLEQMRQRLGSRFDAALVDTPAMRRQLLDDLIDQRLLAQVAADNRFSVSDGALRNTIAAIPQVQDNGRFSPERYRQVLAAQGLTPTSFEAGLRRDLAVSRVLDPVSATSRLPASVVDGIESAFVQQRTVQTRVFAAADYRDKVQVSQQDIQAWYDANKQQLEVPEQVQAQYLVLDEAAASQGVTVSDADVDSYYKQNQSRFGQPERRRLSHILIQVAPGASEDDRKQARQRADQIAKQAAANPAGFADLARKESQDAGSAGQGGDLGWVVPPTLQQAAGALSKDQVSGVVETPAGFHVLKVTDFQAGAVKPLAEVKDQITAEIRKQLASARFADMATSLTKLVYDQRDSLQPAADALNVKLRTASGITRTGLLPAGQSGADAASASPDAALLDNPRVRQTLYSPEVLRDKANSGVIELAPDTMLAVRVQQVKPAHVPPLAEVQDSIRQRLVSERAAQAARQAGEAALKALQEGTQAGAAPEGFGEARTLSRQDPGQTPRPLLEAIMGMTPPAEGKPGYAGVAMGPDYTVVRLERVAPGTVFSPEDHTMLSSQLSSAWGAAEQDAVVKLLRQQYEVKVLPAAEPLMQAQTPDAG
- the ugpQ gene encoding glycerophosphodiester phosphodiesterase — encoded protein: MTAPFSWTYPTHIAHRGGGRLAPENTLAALRVGRHHGYRMAEFDVKLSRDGVAVLLHDDDLDRTTNGHGPAAARDYAELARLDAGSWHSAEYAGEPVPTFEAVARHARATGLACNVEIKPCPGRDAETGEAVARLAQRLWSGAALPPLLSSFSETALAAARHAAPDLPRALLVDAVPADWAERLRQHGCVALNINHKNATPQVVQAVHDAGYRLCLWTINDPERASQLLGWGVDAIFTDELAAIRPAA